TTTCAGAATTGGTGTATTCGCTAAACGAGCCTGTCACGGCCGCCGATCATCAACGTGAGAAATACGAATAGTGATCCTGATTGCGAGGTGGGCAGTCGCGACTTGCCACTCATTCCTTCGAAGGTCCAAACGCCGCTAACCGCCCCGCTTCACCGCCACCACCGCCGTATCCAGCGCCTGCAAAAACCGCGAGCGATCCGCCGGCGCGAAGGGCTTCGGGCCGCCCAGCTGGTCACCGCCGGCGCGCAAATCCGCCATGATGGCCCGTGTGGCGATGGCGCCGCCGATCGAGCTGGTGGTGAAGGGCTTGCCGGTGGGGGAGAGGACGCGCGCGCCGGCCTTCAGCGCGCGGTCGGCCAGCAATATGTCGGCGGTGATCACGATCGCGCCGGGGGCGGACTGTTCGGCGATCCAGTCGTCGGCAGCGTCGAAGCCGTCGCTCACCACCACGCGGCTGAGCAGCGGGTGCGCGGGCACGCGGAGGTGCTGGTTGCTGACGATCGTCACCGGCACTTCGTGGCGGAAGGCGACCTTGTAGATCTCCTCCTTCACCGGGCACGCATCGGCGTCGACGAGGATCCGGCAGCTCACCGCTGCGGCGGACCCTTGCGCTGATAGGGCTTGGCCTTGTGCGGCGCGGACGCAGGCCGGCTCGGGTCGCGGCGCTGCGGCGGGCGGCCTTCGCCCTGGTGCGGGGGACGCGGGCCGCTGTGGTGCGAGGGACGGCCACCGCCGCCCTGATGCGCGCCGCGGGCGCCCTGTGGCGGCGGACCGTCACGCGACGGCTCGATGCGGACATCCTCTTCGCCTTCGGTGGTGCGGGCGACGGCGGCGGCGAACTTGGCAGCGATCGCGCTGGGCACCTGGAAGAAGGTCTCGTTCGGGCCGATGCGGATCGCGCCGATCTCGTTCTTGGTGATGTGGCCGCGGCGGCAGATCAGCGGCAGGACCCAGCGCGGATCGGCGTTCTGGCGTCGGCCGATGTCCATGTGGAACCAGGCGATGTCGTCGAAGCCGGGACGGTGGCGGTCCTGCTGCGCGGCGCGGCGGCCGTCGGCGCTCTGCTCGATCATTTCCTCGGGCTGCGGCATCGCGGCGCGATGGGCGTGGACGAGCGCGGCGGCGATCTCCTGCGGCGACTTCTCGGCGAGCAGGCGCTCGGCGAGGGCGGCATCTTCCTCGTCGGTCTCGACGGGGGCGAGCAGGGCGGCGAGGAGCCGCTCGCGATCATTCGCGCGGATCGCCTCGGGCGTCGGGGCGTCGATCCACTCGGCCTCGATGCGCGCGCCGCGCAGCATCATCTCGACGCGGCGGCGGCGCGGATAGGGGACCAGGAGGACGGCGGTGCCCTTCTTGCCGGCGCGGCCGGTGCGGCCCGAACGGTGCTGGAGCGCCTCGGCGTCGCGCGGAAGCTCGACATGGATGACGAGGCTGAGCGTGGGGAGATCGATGCCGCGCGCGGCGACGTCGGTGGCGACGCAGACGCGGGCACGGCGGTCGCGCAGGGCCTGGAGCGCGTGGTTGCGCTCGGACTGGCTGTGCTCGCCGGAAAGCGCGACGGCGGAGAAGCCGCGCTCGACCAGGGTGGCGTGCAAGTGGCGGACATTGTCGCGGGTGGCGCAGAACAGCATCGCGGTCTCGGCTTCGTGGAAGCGGAGCAGGTTGATGACGGCGTGCTCGATGTCCGAGGGCGAGATGGTGACGGCCTGATAGGCGATGTCGCCATGGCCGCGATCCTCGCCGACGGTCGAGATGCGCAGCGCATCCTTCTGGTAGCGGCGGGCGAGCGCGACGATCGGCTTGGGCATCGTCGCCGAGAAGAGCAGGGTGCGGCGGCCGTTGGGAGTCGCGTCGAGGATGTGCTCGAGATCGTCGCGGAAGCCCATGTCGAGCATCTCGTCGGCTTCGTCGAGCACGGCGGCGCGGAGGTCCGAAAGGTCGAGCGCGCCGCGTTCGAGATGGTCGCGCAGGCGGCCGGGGGTGCCGACGACGATGTGCGCGCCGTGGCTGAGCTGGCGGCGCTCCTTCGAGGCATCCATGCCGCCGACGCAGGTGGCGATGCGCGCGCCGGTCTGGCCGAACAGCCACATCAGCTCGCGGCTGACTTGGAGCGCGAGTTCGCGGGTGGGGGCGATGATCAGGGCGAGCGGGGCGCGGGCAGGGACGACGCGGCCGTCCTCGCCGAGCAGGTCGCCGGCCATTGCGAGGCCGAAGGCCACGGTCTTGCCGGAGCCGGTCTGCGCGGAGACGACGAGGTCGCGGCCCTGGGCTTCGGGTTCGAGGACGGCGGCTTGCACCGGGGTCGGCGCGGCATAGCCACGCGCTGCGAGCGCTTCGGAAAGAAGCGCGGGGAGGTTCTGGAATTCCATGGAACCGCGCACATGGGCTCGGGCGGCGGCAAGGGCAAGCTAATTCGGGGTTAACTGCGGGAAGTCCTGAGGCGGAGCGCTCAATAATGGGCGCCGTCGAGGTCGATGTCGATCTGAACCGCGGCGGCGGAGCGGCGGGCGGGGCCGTGATGGACTGCCTCGATATTGTTGCCGTCGGGGTCGAGGACGAAGGCGGCGTAATAATTGGGGTGGTAGTTGGGCCGCTTGCCCGGCGGGCCGTTGTCGGTGCCGCCCGCGGCGAGGCCGGCGGCGTGGAAGGCATCGACCATCGCAGGGTCGGTGGCCTGGAAGGCGAGGTGGACGCGGCCGGTACGCTTGCCGACGGATTCGGGGCTGGCGGGGGAGGAGATGAACAGCTCGTCGGCCCAGAAATGCTCCTCGGCGCTGCCTTCGACCGGGATGCCGAGCGCGTCGAACACCGCGGTGTAGAAGCGCCGGCTGGCGGGAAGGTCGGCGACGACCAGCTGGAGATGGTCGATCAGGCGGCCGCGCTTGAGCTGCATCGGTGGCATGTGGGCGGAACGGGCGCGGTACGGAGGCGGTTCCGCGGATTAAGCGGGCGTTCAGCCGGGGCGGGGGAGGCTGGCGTCGAACGGGAGGTTGCCATGCGCTTGCTTGCGATCGGAACAGGGTTTCTCGTGCTTACCGCAATGCCGGCTTCGGCGCAGATCGCCGGATCGATGCGCGGGCTTTCGGGTGCCAGTCCGTCGATCCGCGGCGAGATCCGGCGCGACGCCGCGGCGGATCCGACACTAGCGCGGCGGGCGTCGATCGCGCGCGAGGTCGGCGGGCTTCGCGAAGAGATCCGCGACGGGCGCGAGTCGGGCCAGCTCAGCCGGAGCGAGGCGCGGGCGCTGCGCCGCGAGGGGCATCGGATCGAAGCATCGAGCGCGCGCTATGCCCGTGGCGGCTATTCGGAGGCCGAGGTTTCGATGCTGCGGATACGGGCCGAGGCCCTGCGCAGCGCGATCGTGGCGAAGCGCACGCAGGGGTTGCCCGGCAAATAGCGGAGGCGCCGCGGGGCCGCGACGCCTCCGGGACAGGCTTTAGAAGGATGCCCAGTCGCTGTTGGCGGTTGCTGCGACCGGCGCCGGAAGCGGCTTTACCGGCGAGACATAGCCGCGCGGCTTGGCCGGACGCGACGGCGGGGCGGTGCGGACCGCGGCGGCGGGGCGGGTCGCCGTGCCGACGTCGAAGCGCGATGCCTGTTCGCCGAGCGCGGCGACTTCGCTGGTCAGGTTGCGCGCGGCGGCGGAGGTTTGCTCGACCATCGCGGCGTTCTGCTGCGTGGACTGGTCCATCGTCCCGATCGCGATGCTGATCTCGGTGATCGCAGTCGACTGCGCCTGGTTGTCGCTGGCCATCTGGCCGAGCAGCGTGTGGACTTCGCCCACATCGCCCGAGATGTCGGCGAGCGCGTGATCGACCTTCTGGACCATTTCCACGGCCGCGACGATGTCGGTCTGGGTGGCGGTCAGCTGGTCGCGGGCTCGAGCGGCTTCTTCCTCCGAGCGCATGGCGAGGGCCGAGACGAGATCGGCGACGACGGCGAAGCCGCGGCCTGCTTCGCCGGCGCGGCCGGCTTCGACCGCGGCGTTCATCGCGAGAACGCGGGTCTGGAACGCGATCTTGTCGAGGCCTTCGATGACGCTGTCGATGCCCTTGGCACCATCGGCGACGCGGCTCATTGCCTGGACCGCTTCGTCGGCGACGGCGCGGCCGCCGGCGACAGTGGCGATGGCGCCGTCGGCACGCTCCACGGTGCGGCCGGCGGAGGCGGCGGTGGCCTTGAGGCGGCCGTCCATCTGGGTGACCGCTGCCGAGGTTTCCTCCAGGCTGGCGGCATTGGC
This genomic stretch from Sphingomonas sp. LM7 harbors:
- a CDS encoding DEAD/DEAH box helicase codes for the protein MEFQNLPALLSEALAARGYAAPTPVQAAVLEPEAQGRDLVVSAQTGSGKTVAFGLAMAGDLLGEDGRVVPARAPLALIIAPTRELALQVSRELMWLFGQTGARIATCVGGMDASKERRQLSHGAHIVVGTPGRLRDHLERGALDLSDLRAAVLDEADEMLDMGFRDDLEHILDATPNGRRTLLFSATMPKPIVALARRYQKDALRISTVGEDRGHGDIAYQAVTISPSDIEHAVINLLRFHEAETAMLFCATRDNVRHLHATLVERGFSAVALSGEHSQSERNHALQALRDRRARVCVATDVAARGIDLPTLSLVIHVELPRDAEALQHRSGRTGRAGKKGTAVLLVPYPRRRRVEMMLRGARIEAEWIDAPTPEAIRANDRERLLAALLAPVETDEEDAALAERLLAEKSPQEIAAALVHAHRAAMPQPEEMIEQSADGRRAAQQDRHRPGFDDIAWFHMDIGRRQNADPRWVLPLICRRGHITKNEIGAIRIGPNETFFQVPSAIAAKFAAAVARTTEGEEDVRIEPSRDGPPPQGARGAHQGGGGRPSHHSGPRPPHQGEGRPPQRRDPSRPASAPHKAKPYQRKGPPQR
- a CDS encoding VOC family protein — translated: MQLKRGRLIDHLQLVVADLPASRRFYTAVFDALGIPVEGSAEEHFWADELFISSPASPESVGKRTGRVHLAFQATDPAMVDAFHAAGLAAGGTDNGPPGKRPNYHPNYYAAFVLDPDGNNIEAVHHGPARRSAAAVQIDIDLDGAHY
- a CDS encoding methyl-accepting chemotaxis protein, producing the protein MDWFRATAPIRLKLQVARNVLLGVMVAIALVALFTPTIVGAPLVALIIAGAAVQCVRYSRAIADPYVSTVVRMEALAAGDLTSPIEFTDYKDCVGRMTKAMLSFRDAAVEQNRLTAEQTEAVRRLGTSLERLTQGDLTAEIGNDFPASYSELRDNFNEALGSLRGLIGSVMESASTIQTGSTEIAQASEDLARRTEANAASLEETSAAVTQMDGRLKATAASAGRTVERADGAIATVAGGRAVADEAVQAMSRVADGAKGIDSVIEGLDKIAFQTRVLAMNAAVEAGRAGEAGRGFAVVADLVSALAMRSEEEAARARDQLTATQTDIVAAVEMVQKVDHALADISGDVGEVHTLLGQMASDNQAQSTAITEISIAIGTMDQSTQQNAAMVEQTSAAARNLTSEVAALGEQASRFDVGTATRPAAAVRTAPPSRPAKPRGYVSPVKPLPAPVAATANSDWASF
- a CDS encoding YaiI/YqxD family protein → MSCRILVDADACPVKEEIYKVAFRHEVPVTIVSNQHLRVPAHPLLSRVVVSDGFDAADDWIAEQSAPGAIVITADILLADRALKAGARVLSPTGKPFTTSSIGGAIATRAIMADLRAGGDQLGGPKPFAPADRSRFLQALDTAVVAVKRGG